Proteins encoded together in one Ferroglobus placidus DSM 10642 window:
- a CDS encoding sulfite exporter TauE/SafE family protein produces MEFALIGFVVGLLVGLTGIGGGALMTPVLLFLGIPIEKAIGTDLLYSFSVKSFSSALYKKGRSVDGTLIKLTSPSGILGVFFGYLLLKAGVVDRKVLTTILGATLFSVALLMILSSARRRFKTECLICERYCERFEEGNGKKAIIAVIAFLVGILVELTSIGSGTLLTFAIISVTNLKPNKIVGSDLITSLFLTGVASALHADLGNIDFVLASHLIPSGILGAAIGYQLSKKCSPEMLKSAISACVAVAALTVIFGKM; encoded by the coding sequence ATGGAGTTCGCTCTAATCGGCTTCGTCGTCGGTTTGCTTGTGGGATTAACAGGAATAGGCGGAGGAGCGCTGATGACGCCGGTGCTTCTTTTTCTCGGAATACCGATAGAGAAAGCGATAGGCACGGATTTGCTATACTCCTTCTCAGTTAAATCTTTCTCGTCCGCTTTGTATAAAAAAGGAAGGAGCGTTGATGGGACGTTGATAAAGTTAACATCCCCTTCCGGAATACTTGGAGTCTTCTTCGGCTATTTGCTGCTGAAAGCTGGTGTCGTTGATAGAAAAGTTCTCACCACGATTCTCGGAGCAACGCTCTTCTCAGTAGCTTTGCTAATGATACTTTCAAGTGCGAGAAGGAGGTTCAAGACCGAATGTTTGATATGCGAAAGGTACTGCGAAAGATTTGAAGAAGGAAATGGGAAAAAGGCGATTATAGCAGTTATAGCCTTTTTAGTTGGGATTCTCGTCGAACTAACTTCCATTGGAAGCGGAACGCTGCTAACGTTTGCGATAATTTCTGTGACTAACCTAAAGCCGAACAAGATAGTGGGCTCGGATTTGATTACCTCCCTCTTCCTCACCGGAGTAGCTTCAGCTCTCCACGCAGACCTCGGAAATATAGATTTTGTTTTAGCGAGCCATTTAATTCCCTCCGGAATCCTCGGAGCCGCTATCGGCTATCAGCTGTCTAAGAAGTGCTCTCCGGAAATGTTGAAGTCTGCTATTTCAGCTTGCGTAGCAGTGGCTGCTCTTACCGTAATCTTTGGAAAGATGTGA
- a CDS encoding SpoVG family protein has protein sequence MAEITEVRIYKAKGNGVVKAYASVSLDNEFVVKGIKIVEGESGLWVSMPSRKAKDGSYQDIFHPTSREAREKIVSAVLEAYKSQI, from the coding sequence TTGGCGGAAATAACAGAAGTGAGAATATATAAAGCGAAAGGAAACGGCGTAGTTAAAGCCTACGCGTCTGTAAGTTTGGACAACGAGTTTGTCGTGAAGGGGATAAAAATTGTGGAAGGAGAGAGCGGGCTTTGGGTTAGCATGCCGAGTAGAAAGGCGAAGGATGGGAGCTATCAGGATATATTCCACCCAACAAGTAGAGAGGCGAGAGAGAAAATAGTAAGTGCGGTGTTAGAGGCTTACAAGAGCCAGATATAG